A stretch of Bordetella genomosp. 13 DNA encodes these proteins:
- a CDS encoding NADH-quinone oxidoreductase subunit J — protein sequence MTFTSVLFYILAAVLVVAAFRVISARSPVTAVMHLILAFANAAMLWMLLGAEFLALLLVLVYVGAVMVLFLFVVMMLDIRVDHLRRGLKTYLPLGLVVGGIMVLEMAFVLGATWSTAGPQAPTGEDYNNARALGELMYTQYVYAVEVGAALLLVGMIAAIALTLRGRRDVKYNDPAAAVRVRAKDRFRMVKMQAQSARAQGQAAAPSDAAAQGEKQ from the coding sequence ATGACTTTCACTTCTGTCCTGTTCTACATCCTGGCCGCCGTACTGGTGGTGGCTGCATTCCGCGTCATCAGCGCGCGCAGCCCGGTCACCGCCGTGATGCACCTGATCCTCGCCTTCGCCAACGCAGCCATGCTGTGGATGCTGCTGGGCGCCGAATTCCTGGCGCTGCTGCTGGTGCTGGTCTACGTGGGCGCCGTGATGGTGCTGTTCCTGTTCGTGGTGATGATGCTCGACATCCGCGTCGACCATCTGCGCCGCGGCCTGAAGACCTACCTGCCGCTGGGCCTGGTGGTCGGCGGCATCATGGTGCTCGAGATGGCCTTCGTGCTGGGCGCCACCTGGAGCACCGCCGGGCCCCAGGCCCCCACGGGCGAGGACTACAACAACGCCCGCGCGCTGGGTGAACTCATGTACACGCAATACGTGTACGCGGTCGAGGTCGGCGCCGCGCTGCTGCTGGTCGGCATGATCGCCGCCATCGCGCTGACGCTGCGCGGCCGCCGCGACGTCAAGTACAACGATCCCGCCGCCGCCGTGCGCGTGCGCGCCAAGGATCGCTTCCGCATGGTCAAGATGCAGGCCCAGAGCGCCCGTGCGCAGGGTCAGGCCGCGGCGCCTTCCGACGCCGCCGCCCAAGGAGAAAAGCAATGA
- a CDS encoding DUF2818 family protein — MNQTVAVWLLIALALVSANLPFLTERVFAVLPWKQGGVPVAKPFWLRLAEVLVSYLLVGCLGFAFESALGNRFGQTWEFYAITLCLYLVLGYPGFVYRYLFRRPRAT; from the coding sequence GTGAACCAGACCGTCGCCGTCTGGCTGCTCATCGCGCTGGCCCTGGTCAGCGCGAACCTGCCTTTCCTTACCGAGCGTGTCTTTGCCGTGCTGCCCTGGAAACAGGGCGGCGTGCCGGTCGCCAAGCCGTTCTGGCTGCGGCTTGCCGAGGTGCTGGTGTCCTATCTGCTGGTCGGCTGCCTGGGATTCGCGTTCGAAAGCGCGCTGGGCAACCGGTTCGGCCAGACCTGGGAGTTCTACGCCATCACCCTGTGCCTGTACCTCGTCCTGGGGTATCCGGGCTTCGTCTACAGGTATCTCTTCCGCCGGCCTCGCGCGACCTAG
- the nuoL gene encoding NADH-quinone oxidoreductase subunit L: protein MSNTSSPNLYLLIALAPLAGAILAGLFGTGFLGRPIGRRGSHIITILGVLVSAIGSVVVLGDVLNGVRFDGNVYTWTLIGNTELSIGFLIDPLSAMMMVVVTSVSLMVHIYTIGYMADDPGYQRFFAYISLFTFSMLMLVMSNNMVQLFFGWEAVGLVSYLLIGFWYTRPTAIFANMKAFLINRVGDFGFVLGIGLLFASVGSMHYGDVFGQAARLGTEAFPGTDWNLITVACICLFIGAMGKSAQVPLHAWLPDSMEGPTPISALIHAATMVTAGIFMVARFSPLFELSDTALSFIIVIGAIGALFLGILGIIQNDIKRVVAYSTLSQLGYMTVALGASAYSVAIFHLMTHAFFKALLFLGAGSVIIGMHHDQDIRNMGGLRKYMPITWITFLLGTLALVGTPFFSGFYSKEHIIEAAGAAEVWGASFAYYATLIGVFVTSLYSFRVYFLVFHGKERFPDHGHDHGHDAHGHDAHGHDAHHDDHGHGHHGGKPHESPWVVTLPLLLLAIPSVVIGAWVVDPMLFGSFFDGAITVLPQHPAMADLGEHWHDWVAYGLHAFVTAPFWLVVAGAVVAWYCYLINPKVPAAIYSSLSGVIRVLENKYYVDWVNEQIIARGARCLGRGLWQTGDRGLIDGVLVNGSARVVGWVAAISRHLQSGFIYHYAFAMIVGIMALVTFFVLIPQ, encoded by the coding sequence ATGTCTAACACTAGCTCCCCCAATCTGTACCTGCTGATCGCGCTGGCCCCGCTGGCCGGCGCCATACTGGCGGGCCTGTTCGGCACAGGCTTTCTTGGCCGCCCCATCGGTCGCCGCGGCTCGCACATCATCACCATCCTGGGCGTCCTCGTCTCGGCCATCGGCTCGGTGGTCGTGCTGGGCGACGTGCTGAACGGCGTTCGCTTCGACGGCAACGTCTACACCTGGACCCTGATCGGCAACACCGAGCTCTCCATCGGCTTCCTGATCGATCCGCTGTCGGCCATGATGATGGTCGTGGTCACCTCCGTGTCGCTGATGGTGCACATCTACACCATCGGCTACATGGCCGACGATCCCGGCTACCAGCGCTTCTTCGCGTACATCTCGCTGTTCACGTTCTCGATGCTGATGCTGGTCATGTCCAACAACATGGTCCAGCTGTTCTTCGGCTGGGAGGCGGTCGGGCTGGTGTCGTACCTGCTGATCGGCTTCTGGTACACGCGTCCCACCGCGATCTTCGCCAACATGAAGGCGTTCCTGATCAACCGCGTGGGCGACTTCGGCTTCGTGCTGGGCATTGGCCTGCTGTTCGCGTCTGTCGGCTCCATGCACTACGGCGACGTGTTCGGCCAGGCCGCGCGCCTGGGCACCGAAGCCTTCCCGGGCACCGACTGGAACCTCATCACCGTAGCCTGCATCTGCCTGTTCATCGGCGCCATGGGCAAGTCGGCCCAGGTGCCGCTGCACGCCTGGCTGCCCGACTCGATGGAAGGCCCCACGCCGATCTCGGCGCTGATCCACGCGGCCACCATGGTGACCGCGGGCATCTTCATGGTGGCGCGCTTCTCGCCGCTGTTCGAGCTGTCCGACACCGCGCTGTCCTTCATCATCGTGATCGGCGCGATCGGCGCGCTGTTCCTGGGCATCCTGGGCATCATCCAGAACGACATCAAGCGCGTGGTGGCGTATTCCACGCTGTCGCAGCTGGGGTACATGACCGTGGCGCTGGGCGCATCGGCCTACTCGGTGGCGATCTTCCACCTGATGACGCACGCGTTCTTCAAGGCGCTGCTGTTCCTGGGCGCGGGCTCGGTCATCATCGGCATGCACCACGACCAGGACATCCGCAACATGGGCGGCCTGCGCAAGTACATGCCCATCACCTGGATCACCTTCCTGCTGGGCACGCTGGCGCTGGTGGGCACGCCGTTCTTCTCGGGTTTCTACTCGAAGGAACACATCATCGAGGCGGCCGGAGCCGCCGAGGTGTGGGGCGCCAGCTTCGCCTACTACGCCACGCTGATCGGCGTGTTCGTCACCTCGCTGTACTCGTTCCGCGTGTACTTCCTGGTGTTCCATGGCAAAGAGCGGTTCCCGGACCACGGACACGACCATGGCCACGATGCCCACGGGCATGACGCGCACGGCCATGATGCCCACCACGATGACCACGGCCACGGCCACCACGGCGGCAAGCCGCACGAGTCGCCCTGGGTGGTCACGCTGCCGCTGCTGCTGCTGGCCATTCCGTCGGTCGTCATCGGCGCCTGGGTGGTCGATCCGATGCTGTTCGGCTCGTTCTTCGACGGCGCCATCACCGTGCTGCCGCAGCACCCGGCCATGGCCGACCTGGGCGAGCACTGGCACGACTGGGTGGCCTACGGCCTGCACGCCTTCGTCACCGCGCCGTTCTGGCTGGTGGTCGCCGGCGCCGTCGTGGCCTGGTACTGCTACCTGATCAATCCCAAGGTGCCGGCCGCGATCTACTCCAGCCTGTCCGGCGTGATCCGCGTGCTCGAGAACAAGTACTACGTCGACTGGGTCAACGAGCAGATCATCGCGCGCGGCGCGCGCTGCCTGGGCCGCGGCCTGTGGCAGACCGGCGACCGCGGGCTGATCGACGGCGTGCTGGTCAACGGTTCGGCCCGCGTGGTCGGCTGGGTGGCCGCCATCAGCCGCCACCTGCAGTCCGGCTTCATCTACCACTACGCGTTCGCGATGATCGTCGGCATCATGGCGCTGGTGACTTTCTTTGTGCTGATTCCCCAATGA
- a CDS encoding NADH-quinone oxidoreductase subunit M, whose translation MMASEMASNNFPWLTLAIFVPIVFGLLVLALGRDENPGLARKLSLLGAIVGFLVTIPLYTGFDNTTAAMQFVEKASWISAFNANYHLGVDGISLWFVLLTAFITIIVVVAGWEVITSRVAQYMAAFLILSGLMIGVFAALDGLLFYVFFEATLIPMYIIVGVWGGPNRVYAAFKFFLYTLMGSLLTLVAFIYLWNVSGGSFDILTWHQTKLGYTPQILIFLALLAAFAVKVPMWPVHTWLPDAHVEAPTGGSVVLAAIMLKLGAYGFLRFSLPITPDASHELAGLIIALSLIAVIYIGLVAIVQDDMKKLVAYSSVAHMGFVTLGFFIFNTAGVEGAIVQMVSHGFVSGAMFLCIGVLYDRMHSRRIADYGGVINVMPRFVTFFVLFSMANSGLPATSGFVGEFMVIMGAVEHNFWVGLLAATALILGASYSLWMVKRVAFGDVANDHVRELTDINGREFLLLGIMAIAVLYMGIYPKPFTDVMHVSVEALLQHVAVSKL comes from the coding sequence ATGATGGCAAGCGAGATGGCATCCAACAACTTTCCCTGGCTCACGCTTGCGATCTTCGTTCCGATCGTATTCGGTCTGCTGGTGCTGGCGCTGGGTCGCGACGAGAACCCGGGACTGGCGCGCAAGCTCTCGCTGCTGGGCGCGATAGTCGGCTTCCTCGTCACCATCCCGCTGTACACCGGCTTCGACAACACCACCGCGGCGATGCAGTTCGTCGAGAAGGCCTCTTGGATCTCGGCGTTCAACGCCAACTACCACCTCGGCGTGGACGGCATCTCGCTGTGGTTCGTGCTGCTCACCGCCTTCATCACCATCATCGTGGTGGTGGCGGGCTGGGAGGTCATCACCAGCCGCGTGGCGCAGTACATGGCCGCGTTCCTGATCCTGTCGGGCCTGATGATCGGCGTGTTCGCCGCGCTGGACGGCCTGCTGTTCTACGTGTTCTTCGAAGCCACGCTGATCCCGATGTACATCATCGTGGGCGTGTGGGGCGGCCCGAACCGCGTGTACGCGGCGTTCAAGTTCTTCCTGTACACCCTGATGGGCTCGCTGCTGACGCTGGTGGCCTTCATCTACCTGTGGAACGTCTCGGGCGGTTCGTTCGACATCCTCACGTGGCACCAGACCAAGCTGGGCTACACGCCGCAGATCCTGATCTTCCTGGCGCTGTTGGCCGCCTTCGCCGTCAAGGTGCCGATGTGGCCGGTGCACACGTGGCTGCCCGACGCCCACGTCGAGGCACCCACCGGCGGCTCGGTGGTGCTGGCGGCCATCATGCTGAAGCTGGGCGCCTACGGCTTCCTGCGCTTCTCGCTGCCCATCACTCCCGATGCCTCGCACGAACTGGCCGGACTGATCATCGCGCTGTCGCTCATCGCGGTCATCTACATCGGGCTGGTCGCCATCGTCCAGGACGACATGAAGAAGCTGGTGGCGTACTCGTCCGTGGCGCACATGGGCTTCGTCACCCTGGGCTTCTTCATCTTCAACACGGCCGGCGTCGAAGGCGCCATCGTGCAGATGGTGTCGCACGGTTTCGTGTCGGGCGCGATGTTCCTGTGCATCGGCGTGCTGTATGACCGCATGCACTCGCGCCGCATCGCCGACTACGGCGGCGTCATCAACGTGATGCCGCGCTTCGTCACGTTCTTCGTGCTGTTCTCGATGGCCAACAGCGGCCTGCCCGCCACCAGCGGGTTCGTCGGCGAGTTCATGGTCATCATGGGCGCGGTCGAGCACAACTTCTGGGTGGGCCTGCTGGCCGCCACGGCGCTGATCCTGGGCGCGTCCTACTCGCTCTGGATGGTCAAGCGGGTGGCGTTCGGCGACGTCGCCAACGACCACGTGCGAGAACTCACCGACATCAATGGCCGCGAGTTCCTGCTTCTGGGAATCATGGCGATCGCCGTGTTGTACATGGGTATCTATCCCAAGCCCTTCACCGACGTGATGCACGTGTCGGTCGAGGCCCTGCTGCAACACGTGGCCGTCTCGAAACTGTAA
- the nuoK gene encoding NADH-quinone oxidoreductase subunit NuoK yields MTLTLAHYLILGAILFAIGIFGIFLNRRNLIILLMSVELMLLAVNMNFVAFSTWYGDAAGQVFVFFILTVAAAEAAIGLAILVLLFRNLSTINVDELDRLKG; encoded by the coding sequence ATGACGCTGACGCTGGCCCACTATCTGATCCTGGGGGCGATCCTGTTCGCCATCGGCATCTTCGGCATCTTCCTGAACCGCCGCAACCTGATCATCCTGCTGATGTCCGTCGAGCTGATGCTCCTGGCCGTCAACATGAACTTCGTGGCGTTTTCCACGTGGTACGGCGACGCCGCCGGCCAGGTGTTCGTGTTCTTCATCCTGACCGTGGCCGCCGCCGAGGCCGCCATCGGCCTGGCGATCCTGGTGCTGCTGTTCCGCAACCTGAGCACGATCAACGTTGACGAACTCGATCGCCTGAAGGGCTGA
- the nuoN gene encoding NADH-quinone oxidoreductase subunit NuoN, which translates to MMQSHIDFALALPEILLLVMGLAILIADVMSSHPERKTTFVLTLLTLGVLTVVSAIQWSDGVQGKTFHGLYVTDSLSHLLKIASYLSVAATLIYGRVYAQARDMMRGGELYVLTLFALLGQMVMVSSGNLLSIYLGLELMSLALYALIALRRDDAVATEAAMKYFVLGALASGFLLYGMSMVYGATGHLDLTEVAATIQAGQAQQMALVFGVVFLVAGLAFKLGAAPFHMWVPDVYHGSPTAVTLILGAAPKLAAFAITLRLLVDGLHGLAADWQPMLMILAVLSLAVGNLTAIVQSNFKRMLAYSTISHTGFILLGLLSGVVEGKPEAAATAYGASLFYMLTYVLTTLASFGIILLLSRQGFECEQIDDLKGLNRRSPWRAAIILVLMFSLAGLPPMVGFAAKLVVLQAVIDAGHIGLAVVAVLFSLIGAFYYLRVVKVVYFDEPVAEVAASSASAGHRGVMSLNGLLILVLGIVPGGLLALCVQAIQTSLLP; encoded by the coding sequence ATGATGCAATCCCACATCGATTTCGCCCTGGCGCTGCCCGAGATCCTGTTGCTGGTCATGGGGCTGGCCATCCTCATCGCCGACGTGATGAGCAGCCATCCCGAGCGCAAGACCACCTTCGTCCTGACGCTGCTGACGCTGGGCGTGCTGACCGTGGTGTCGGCGATCCAGTGGAGCGACGGCGTGCAGGGCAAGACCTTCCACGGCCTGTACGTCACCGATTCGCTGTCCCACCTGCTGAAGATCGCGTCGTACCTGTCGGTCGCGGCCACGCTGATCTACGGCCGCGTCTATGCGCAGGCCCGCGACATGATGCGCGGCGGCGAGCTGTACGTGCTGACGCTGTTCGCGCTGCTGGGCCAGATGGTGATGGTGTCTTCGGGCAACCTGCTGTCCATCTACCTGGGCCTGGAACTGATGTCGCTGGCCCTGTATGCGCTGATCGCGCTGCGCCGTGACGACGCGGTGGCCACCGAGGCCGCCATGAAGTACTTCGTGCTGGGCGCGCTGGCCTCGGGCTTTCTGCTGTACGGCATGTCCATGGTGTACGGCGCCACCGGCCACCTCGACCTGACCGAAGTCGCGGCCACCATCCAGGCGGGCCAGGCGCAGCAGATGGCGCTGGTGTTCGGCGTGGTGTTCCTGGTTGCCGGCCTGGCGTTCAAGCTGGGCGCCGCGCCGTTCCACATGTGGGTGCCCGACGTCTATCACGGCTCGCCCACCGCGGTCACGCTGATCCTGGGCGCCGCGCCCAAGCTGGCCGCCTTCGCCATCACGCTGCGCCTGCTGGTGGATGGCCTGCACGGCCTGGCGGCCGACTGGCAGCCGATGCTGATGATCCTGGCCGTGCTGTCGCTGGCGGTAGGCAACCTGACGGCCATCGTGCAAAGCAACTTCAAGCGCATGCTGGCCTATTCCACCATCTCGCACACCGGCTTCATCCTGCTGGGCCTGCTGTCTGGCGTGGTCGAGGGCAAGCCCGAGGCCGCGGCCACCGCGTACGGCGCTTCGCTGTTCTACATGCTGACCTACGTGCTGACCACGCTGGCCAGCTTCGGCATCATCCTGCTGCTGTCGCGGCAGGGTTTCGAGTGCGAGCAGATCGACGACCTGAAGGGCCTGAACCGCCGCAGCCCGTGGCGCGCCGCCATCATCCTGGTGCTGATGTTCTCGCTGGCGGGCCTGCCGCCGATGGTGGGCTTCGCCGCCAAGCTGGTGGTGCTGCAGGCCGTGATCGACGCGGGCCACATCGGCCTTGCGGTCGTCGCGGTCCTGTTCTCGCTGATCGGCGCCTTCTACTACCTGCGTGTGGTGAAGGTGGTGTACTTCGACGAGCCGGTCGCCGAAGTGGCTGCGTCGTCGGCGTCGGCCGGGCATCGCGGTGTCATGTCGCTCAACGGCCTGCTGATCCTGGTGTTGGGTATCGTGCCCGGCGGCTTGCTGGCCCTGTGCGTGCAGGCCATCCAGACGTCGCTGCTGCCTTGA
- the nuoI gene encoding NADH-quinone oxidoreductase subunit NuoI yields the protein MEAIKDFFGSLLLSELIKGMRLTGKYFFKRKVTLRYPMEKTPASPRFRGLHALRRYPNGEERCIACKLCEAVCPALAITIESDVRDDGTRRTTRYDIDLTKCIFCGFCEESCPVDSIVETHIHEYHGEKRGDLYFTKDMLLAVGDRYEAEIAQRRAADAPYR from the coding sequence ATGGAAGCGATCAAGGATTTTTTCGGCAGCCTGCTGCTGTCCGAGCTCATCAAGGGCATGCGCCTGACGGGCAAATATTTCTTCAAGCGCAAGGTCACCCTGCGCTATCCCATGGAAAAGACGCCGGCGTCGCCGCGTTTCCGTGGCCTGCATGCGCTGCGCCGCTACCCCAACGGGGAAGAGCGCTGCATCGCGTGCAAACTGTGCGAAGCCGTGTGCCCGGCCCTGGCCATCACCATCGAGTCGGACGTGCGCGATGACGGCACCCGCCGCACCACGCGCTACGACATCGACCTGACCAAGTGCATCTTCTGCGGATTCTGCGAGGAAAGCTGTCCGGTCGACTCGATCGTGGAAACCCACATCCACGAATACCACGGCGAAAAGCGCGGCGACCTGTACTTCACCAAGGACATGCTGCTGGCCGTGGGCGACCGCTACGAAGCCGAGATCGCCCAACGCCGGGCCGCAGACGCGCCTTACCGTTGA
- a CDS encoding Bug family tripartite tricarboxylate transporter substrate binding protein: MKTIALGLAACLLALGTAHADDYPQRAITILVPAAAGGNADITARLVGQEMSRTLGQPVVVENRVGAGGRIGTQALVRAKPDGYTLGYAHVGTLVLHRFLFKSQLYDIDKDLAPVGLIAETPNVIVVGSQSPYKSLAEFIDASKKAPQTITMASADPGTTSEVGVRLFTAQTGAQIRHIPYSTTAAQVTDVLGGHVDAMMENLPPLLANIRAGKMRALAVTTRTRAEAAPDIPTVAELGYPGYEQGAWSALMAPAGTPPAVIARLNAALNDALRSEKVAAELRTRSQAALGGTPAQVAEQIRVELPKWEQVIKTATME, from the coding sequence ATGAAGACCATCGCCTTGGGGCTGGCCGCTTGCCTGCTGGCCCTCGGTACGGCGCACGCCGACGACTATCCGCAACGCGCCATCACCATCCTGGTGCCCGCCGCCGCCGGCGGCAATGCCGACATCACCGCGCGGCTGGTGGGGCAGGAGATGAGCCGCACACTGGGCCAGCCGGTGGTGGTGGAGAACCGCGTGGGCGCGGGCGGCCGCATCGGCACGCAAGCCCTGGTGCGCGCCAAGCCGGATGGCTATACGCTGGGCTATGCCCACGTGGGCACCCTGGTGCTGCACCGCTTCCTGTTCAAGAGCCAGCTGTACGACATAGACAAGGACCTTGCTCCGGTGGGGCTGATCGCCGAGACGCCGAACGTGATCGTGGTGGGCAGCCAGTCGCCGTACAAGAGCCTGGCCGAATTCATCGACGCCAGCAAGAAGGCGCCGCAGACCATCACCATGGCTTCGGCCGACCCGGGCACCACTAGCGAAGTCGGCGTGCGCCTGTTCACCGCGCAGACCGGCGCGCAGATCCGGCACATTCCCTACAGCACCACGGCCGCCCAGGTGACCGACGTGTTGGGCGGCCACGTGGATGCCATGATGGAGAATCTGCCGCCGCTGCTGGCCAACATCCGGGCGGGCAAGATGCGCGCATTGGCCGTCACCACGCGCACGCGCGCCGAGGCGGCGCCCGACATTCCCACGGTGGCGGAACTGGGCTACCCGGGATACGAGCAGGGCGCATGGAGCGCGCTGATGGCGCCCGCGGGCACGCCGCCTGCTGTCATCGCCAGACTCAATGCGGCCTTGAACGACGCCCTGCGCAGCGAGAAGGTGGCGGCCGAGCTGCGCACCCGCTCGCAGGCGGCGCTGGGCGGCACGCCCGCGCAGGTCGCGGAGCAGATCCGGGTCGAGCTGCCGAAGTGGGAGCAGGTGATCAAGACCGCCACGATGGAATGA
- a CDS encoding penicillin acylase family protein, whose translation MIGTPIPSRRSQGRYLVRFGVWLLAATVALAVLIAAAGVLLMRASLPQLDGARAAPGLAAAATVDRDEAGSAIVTAGNRIDLAYATGFAHGQDRYFQMDLMRRVAAGELAALVGASALPLDRRNRVHRFRARTDAIYAEMSEDQRRLLQRYADGVNDALGASRARPFEYLVLGTAPVQWRPQDTLLVIDAMYLNLQAGQLGRVLSRGALREQVPPDLLAYLAPRSSRWDAPMDGVAPAAARPDVPATRPDWLDDGPADAAGLPHAAPPHASGQPAAALATRLLASAGLDLHSYTGWPQPDPRAAVGSSAFAVAGSHGAGGRAQVANDMHLGLTLPNIWYRLTLQFPDPDGSGRQRRVSGVSLPGAPVVVAGSNGDVAWGFTNAYGHFLDLVSLERNPAEPRRYQGPASEWETAREYVETIEVKGQGSVTQTVYETRWGPILEVAGRTYAVRWVAYQPGATDLGLMAMEDARDVEQALRVAQTAGVPTQNILVADRGGRIGWTLAGPLPRATLDAGAFPVAANQADVPAGRLAPEAYPRILDPAGGRLWSGNSTQLGDPEQQRLIGDGGADMGARATQIRDALLARDAANEADLMAIQLDDRALWLAPWRKLALDTLDEAALRDHPARATYRRIVAEWNGRADAASVGYTLVRDFHEALYEAWFGNLDQRLADSAPGMTPPLSLGRASSRVDAVMEVLASHQAWVPKRHADWRAFMLDRIDAAIARNSSDGARLEDARWGERNRLAMGHAFARLAPEPLRGWLSAPGQPMSGDTNMPLIQHASFGASERFVVSPGREDEGRLHMPGGASGHPLSPFFLAGHEDWVNGTPAPFLPSRPVHRLELRPSESGG comes from the coding sequence ATGATCGGTACGCCCATCCCGTCCAGGCGTTCTCAGGGGCGCTATCTCGTGCGCTTCGGTGTGTGGCTGCTGGCGGCGACAGTGGCGCTGGCCGTGCTGATAGCGGCCGCCGGCGTGCTGCTGATGAGAGCCAGCCTGCCGCAACTGGATGGCGCTCGCGCGGCGCCCGGGCTGGCGGCCGCCGCCACGGTGGATCGCGACGAGGCCGGCAGCGCCATCGTCACGGCCGGCAACCGCATCGATCTGGCCTATGCCACCGGCTTCGCGCACGGACAGGACCGCTACTTCCAGATGGACCTGATGCGCCGTGTGGCCGCCGGCGAACTGGCCGCGCTGGTGGGCGCCAGCGCGCTGCCGCTGGACCGGCGCAACCGCGTGCATCGTTTCCGCGCGCGTACCGACGCCATCTACGCCGAGATGTCCGAGGACCAGCGCCGCCTGCTGCAGCGCTACGCCGATGGCGTCAACGACGCCCTGGGCGCGTCGCGGGCGCGGCCGTTCGAATATCTGGTGCTTGGAACGGCGCCCGTCCAGTGGCGGCCGCAGGACACGCTGCTGGTCATCGATGCCATGTACCTCAACCTGCAGGCCGGGCAACTGGGGCGCGTGCTGTCGCGCGGTGCGCTGCGCGAACAGGTGCCGCCCGACCTGTTGGCCTATCTTGCGCCGCGGTCCAGCCGCTGGGATGCGCCGATGGACGGCGTGGCGCCGGCCGCGGCCAGGCCCGATGTGCCCGCCACTCGGCCGGACTGGTTGGACGATGGTCCGGCCGATGCGGCCGGCCTGCCGCACGCCGCCCCGCCGCATGCCTCGGGGCAGCCTGCTGCCGCATTGGCAACGCGGCTGCTCGCTTCGGCAGGGCTGGACCTGCACAGCTACACGGGATGGCCACAGCCCGATCCGCGCGCCGCGGTGGGCAGCAGCGCGTTCGCCGTGGCGGGCTCGCACGGCGCCGGCGGACGGGCACAGGTCGCCAACGACATGCACCTGGGCCTTACCCTGCCCAACATCTGGTATCGGCTGACGCTGCAGTTTCCCGACCCCGACGGCTCCGGCCGGCAGCGCCGCGTGTCCGGCGTCAGCCTTCCCGGCGCGCCGGTCGTGGTGGCAGGCAGCAACGGCGACGTGGCGTGGGGCTTCACCAACGCCTATGGGCACTTCCTGGATCTGGTCAGTCTCGAGCGCAACCCGGCCGAGCCCAGGCGCTATCAGGGCCCGGCCAGCGAATGGGAAACGGCGCGCGAATACGTCGAGACGATCGAGGTGAAAGGGCAGGGAAGCGTCACGCAGACCGTGTACGAAACGCGCTGGGGGCCGATACTGGAAGTGGCGGGTCGCACGTACGCCGTCCGCTGGGTGGCCTACCAGCCCGGCGCCACAGACCTGGGCCTGATGGCCATGGAAGACGCGCGCGACGTGGAGCAGGCGCTGCGCGTGGCGCAGACCGCGGGGGTGCCGACCCAGAACATTCTGGTGGCCGACCGCGGCGGCCGCATCGGGTGGACGCTGGCCGGGCCGCTGCCTCGCGCCACGCTCGACGCGGGCGCGTTTCCCGTGGCCGCGAACCAGGCCGACGTGCCGGCCGGGCGGCTGGCGCCCGAGGCCTATCCCCGTATCCTCGATCCCGCCGGCGGGCGCCTCTGGAGCGGCAACAGCACGCAGTTGGGCGATCCGGAACAGCAGCGCCTGATCGGCGACGGCGGCGCGGACATGGGCGCGCGCGCCACACAGATCCGCGACGCGCTGCTGGCGCGCGATGCCGCGAACGAGGCCGACCTGATGGCCATCCAGCTCGATGATCGGGCGCTGTGGCTGGCGCCCTGGCGCAAGCTTGCGCTGGACACGCTGGACGAGGCCGCGCTGCGCGATCATCCGGCGCGGGCTACGTACCGCCGCATCGTCGCCGAATGGAACGGCCGCGCCGATGCCGCCTCGGTCGGCTATACCCTGGTGCGCGATTTCCACGAGGCGCTGTACGAGGCGTGGTTCGGCAATCTGGACCAGCGGCTGGCCGACAGCGCGCCGGGCATGACGCCTCCCTTGTCGCTGGGCCGCGCGTCCTCGCGGGTGGACGCGGTGATGGAGGTCCTGGCGAGCCATCAGGCATGGGTGCCCAAGCGACACGCGGATTGGCGCGCGTTCATGCTGGATCGCATCGATGCCGCCATCGCGCGCAACAGCAGCGACGGCGCCCGGCTGGAGGACGCCCGATGGGGCGAGCGCAACCGTCTGGCGATGGGCCATGCCTTCGCCCGCCTGGCGCCCGAGCCGCTGCGCGGCTGGCTGTCGGCGCCCGGCCAGCCGATGTCCGGCGACACCAACATGCCGCTGATCCAGCATGCGTCCTTCGGCGCGTCGGAGCGTTTCGTCGTGTCGCCCGGGCGAGAGGATGAAGGACGCCTGCACATGCCGGGCGGCGCCTCGGGCCACCCGCTGTCGCCGTTCTTCCTGGCGGGCCATGAAGACTGGGTCAACGGCACGCCCGCGCCCTTCCTGCCTTCGCGGCCCGTGCATCGCCTGGAATTGAGGCCGTCGGAAAGCGGCGGATAG